From one Humulus lupulus chromosome 8, drHumLupu1.1, whole genome shotgun sequence genomic stretch:
- the LOC133796817 gene encoding heat stress transcription factor A-1b, producing the protein MAGSRDTSSSSNSPPPPFLSKTYDMVDDPSTNSIVSWSSQNNSFIVWNEPQFARDLLPKYFKHNNFSSFVRQLNTYGFKKVDPDRWEFANEGFLRGQKHLLKTISRRKTTHVHQQAQTPSSQVGACVELGNFGLEEEVERLKRDKNVLMQELVRLRQQQQTTDHQLQNVGQRVQVMEQRQQQMMSFLAKAMHRPGLLAQLVQQQNESNRHITVGNKKRRLPRQEEENSASEHLIYSPDGQIVKYQPSMNEAAKAMLRQILKMNASPRREPSMNNPDAFLIDNVPSSNALDSGSKDTNSRISEVTLSEVPQSSAQSDPGFPVISSSKPPSEIRTSPLVGSNSVKAAQLPEVNVQSSHEDKTLPDFIPMIGTQLQSTEELSDVNFVNSGTTNAEDEDMSVVLDGSTLVETDDFSPDSRDGEILLDGVPKLPGINDSFWEQFFTGSPLTGGMDEINSSSVDCEMTQDEDFLLGKENGWDHTQHMTNLTEGMGLLASECRRI; encoded by the exons ATGGCGGGAAGTCGTGATACTTCATCGAGCAGCAACTCGCCGCCTCCGCCATTTTTGAGCAAAACCTACGACATGGTGGACGACCCGTCCACCAACTCAATCGTCTCGTGGAGCAGTCAAAACAACAGCTTTATCGTCTGGAATGAGCCTCAGTTTGCCAGGGATCTATTGCCTAAGTATTTCAAGCACAATAACTTCTCAAGCTTCGTCAGGCAGTTGAATACTTAT GGTTTTAAGAAGGTTGACCCAGACCGATGGGAATTTGCTAATGAGGGGTTTCTAAGAGGTCAAAAGCACCTTTTGAAGACTATCAGCAGGAGGAAAACTACTCATGTACATCAACAAGCACAAACTCCAAGCTCTCAGGTTGGAGCATGCGTAGAACTTGGAAattttgggctggaggaggaggttgaaagACTTAAGCGGGACAAAAATGTTCTTATGCAGGAACTTGTAAGGTTGAGGCAGCAACAGCAAACTACAGATCACCAATTGCAAAATGTGGGTCAACGGGTTCAGGTGATGGAACAGCGGCAGCAGCAAATGATGTCATTCCTCGCAAAGGCTATGCACAGACCTGGTTTGTTGGCCCAGCTAGTACAGCAGCAAAATGAAAGTAACAGGCACATCACTGTAGGCAATAAGAAAAGGAGACTTCCAagacaagaagaagaaaattcaGCTAGTGAGCATTTGATTTATTCTCCAGATGGACAAATTGTGAAGTACCAGCCTTCAATGAACGAGGCGGCAAAAGCAATGCTTCGACAGATTTTGAAGATGAACGCATCTCCTAGACGGGAGCCATCAATGAACAATCCTGATGCTTTCCTGATTGACAATGTTCCTTCTTCCAATGCATTAGATAGTGGGAGTAAAGATACCAATAGTAGGATTTCTGAAGTGACCCTTTCAGAGGTTCCGCAAAGTTCTGCACAGTCAGACCCTGGATTTCCTGTCATTTCTTCTTCTAAACCCCCTTCTGAGATCCGGACTTCACCTCTTGTGGGTAGCAATTCTGTGAAGGCAGCTCAATTGCCAGAAGTTAATGTGCAGAGTTCTCATGAGGACAAAACTTTGCCCGATTTCATTCCAATGATAGGAACTCAGCTGCAAAGCACCGAGGAACTCTCTGATGTGAATTTTGTGAACTCTGGAACTACTAATGCAGAAGACGAAGATATGTCAGTGGTTTTGGATGGCTCAACGCTTGTAGAAACTGATGACTTTTCTCCTGATTCTCGTGATGGGGAAATATTGCTGGATGGAGTTCCCAAGCTCCCAGGAATCAATGATTCTTTCTGGGAACAGTTTTTTACAGGAAGCCCACTCACTGGCGGTATGGACGAAATTAATTCAAGTTCTGTAGATTGTGAAATGACGCAGGATGAGGACTTCCTATTAGGGAAGGAGAATGGATGGGATCATACACAACATATGACTAATCTCACCGAAGGAATGGGGCTTTTGGCATCAGAATGCAGAAGGATTTGA
- the LOC133796818 gene encoding uncharacterized protein LOC133796818 has product MKISSSYNLVVPNLSMLMKPALVRNLHRTVCFSSLTTPPPTTPKPQTPLFLRPPTHSATLSDLQKWHKWAKNLASSVGTAFVDLDNGPDSSLLCRELKWLMEDATEERLIPSQLHNENFQRNVGLRVSLEDLYRLWKQRIEERRPFQYIVGCEHWRDLVLCVEEGVLIPRPETEQIVDLVADVVSGNEGLRDGLWVDLGTGSGAIAIGIGNIVKSWGRVMATDLSPLALAVAAFNVQRYDLQDVIELRQGSWFEPLKGVEGELAGIISNPPYIPSSHISGLQAEVGRHEPRTALDGGISGMDDLLHLCKGAASMLKPGGFFAFETNGEEQCKYLVEYMANEGGESFCSVKIVQDFAGIHRFVTGFHK; this is encoded by the exons ATGAAAATAAGTTCATCATACAATTTGGTGGTCCCAAATTTGTCAATGTTGATGAAGCCTGCTCTTGTTCGTAATCTCCACCGAACTGTTTGCTTCTCTTCTTTAACAACACCACCACCCACCACGCCAAAACCCCAAACTCCACTCTTTCTAAGGCCACCTACACACTCAGCTACCTTGTCTGACCTGCAAAAATGGCACAAATGGGCCAAAAATCTTGCTTCCTCTGTGGGAACAGCATTTGTGGATTTAGATAATGGTCCGGACTCCAGCCTTTTGTGCAGAGAGCTGAAGTGGCTCATGGAAGATGCGACCGAGGAAAGGTTAATACCTTCCCAACTTCATAATGAAAACTTTCAGAGAAATGTTGGGTTGAGGGTGAGTCTGGAAGACCTTTACAGACTATGGAAGCAGAGGATTGAAGAGAGGAGGCCTTTCCAGTACATTGTTGGATGTGAGCATTGGAGGGACTTGGTATTGTGCGTTGAAGAAGGAGTCTTGATTCCGAGGCCTGAGACTGAACAGATTGTTGATTTGGTGGCTGATGTAGTTTCAGGTAATGAAGGATTAAGAGACGGATTGTGGGTTGATTTGGGGACTGGAAGTGgtgccattgccattggaattgggAATATTGTGAAGAGTTGGGGTAGAGTCATGGCGACAGACCTGAGCCCTTTGGCACTAGCTGTGGCTGCTTTCAATGTCCAGAGGTATGATTTGCAG GATGTGATTGAGTTAAGACAAGGATCTTGGTTTGAACCATTGAAGGGTGTGGAAGGAGAACTTGCGGGTATTATCAGCAATCCACCATACATTCCAAGCAGCCATATTTCTGGGCTACAAGCTGAAGTTGGTAGGCATGAACCGAGAACTGCATTGGATGGTGGTATTAGTGGCATGGATGATCTCTTACATCTTTGCAAAGGGGCTGCCTCTATGTTAAAACCTGGTGGATTTTTTGCTTTCGAG ACAAACGGTGAGGAGCAATGCAAGTACCTTGTTGAGTACATGGCAAATGAAGGTGGAGAGAGTTTTTGTAGTGTAAAAATAGTGCAAGATTTTGCTGGAATTCATAGATTTGTAACTGGATTTCATAAATGA
- the LOC133796819 gene encoding sm-like protein LSM2 — protein sequence MLFFSYFKELVGREVTVELKNDLAIKGTLHSVDQYLNIKLENTRVVDQDKYPHMLSVRNCFIRGSVVRYVQLPPEGVDVELLHDATRREARGG from the exons ATG TTGTTCTTCTCCTACTTTAAGGAGTTGGTGGGTAGAGAAGTCACCGTGGAGCTCAAGAACGATCTCGCCATTAAAGGCACTCTTCACTCAGTCGATCAGTACCTTAACATCAAGCTCGAGAACACTAGGGTTGTTGATCAAGACAAGTACCCTCACATG CTTTCGGTGAGGAATTGTTTCATTAGAGGTTCAGTTGTGAGATATGTTCAACTACCCCCTGAAGGAGTAGATGTCGAATTACTGCATGATGCCACCAGAAGGGAAGCACGTGGCGGCTAA